Below is a genomic region from Citrobacter tructae.
AAAAAATGCGCGCGAGGCAGCATTGACTCTATTAGGTCGTGCGCGCAAGGACGAGCGAAGCAGCCACTAGCCGTAAGGAACCGTTTCAATCTAACGACCCGACCCGCGTAGAACGGGTTGGTCGTTTTGCTATCTTCTGGAGTACGCAATGCCGTGTGAAGAACTGGATATCGTCTGGAAAAACATTAAAGCAGAAGCCCGGGCACTGGCGGATTGTGAGCCAATGCTGGCCAGTTTTTACCACGCAACGCTGCTCAAGCATGAAAACCTCGGCAGTGCGCTGAGCTATATGCTGGCGAACAAACTCGCTTCTCCGATCATGCCTGCCATTGCGATTCGCGAAGTGGTGGAAGAAGCCTACGCCGCCGATCCGGAAATGATTGCCTCGGCGGCCTGCGATATCCAGGCGGTGCGCACCCGTGACCCGGCAGTCGACAAATACTCAACTCCGCTTTTGTACCTGAAAGGCTTCCATGCGCTACAGGCTTACCGCATTGGTCACTGGCTGTGGCATCAGGGACGTCAGGCGCTGGCAATCTTTCTGCAAAATCAGGTGTCCGTGACTTTCCAGGTCGATATTCATCCAGCGGCAAAAATTGGTCGTGGGATCATGCTCGATCACGCCACCGGGATTGTGGTGGGTGAAACCGCAGTGATCGAAAACGACGTCTCCATCCTGCAATCCGTCACCTTAGGCGGGACCGGCAAAGCAGGCGGGGATCGTCACCCAAAAATTCGTGAAGGCGTGATGATTGGCGCGGGCGCAAAAATTCTTGGGAATATCGAGGTTGGACGTGGTGCGAAGATTGGCGCAGGTTCCGTTGTTTTGCAGCCTGTTCCGCCGCACACCACTGCCGCAGGCGTTCCGGCACGGATTGTCGGCAAGCCTGACAGCGATAAGCCGTCCATGGATATGGATCAGCATTTTAACGGGATACATCATACTTTTGAGTATGGAGATGGAATCTGATTTCATGCCCGGTGGCGCTGTGCTTACCGGGCCTACAAACCCCGTAGGTCGGATAGGGCGTTAGCCGCATCCGACATAGATCAACTGCGTAGTATTGCGCCAGGATACCCCAACTGGCGCCAGGCTTCATACACCACCACCGACACCGCATTTGACAAGTTCATACTGCGGCTGTCCGGCATCATCGGAATACGAATTTTTTGTTCGGCTGGCAGAGCATCGAGAATGCTGGCAGGCAGACCGCGAGTTTCCGGGCCAAACATCAAATAATCTCCATCCTGATAGCTTACCGCGCTATGTGCTGGTGTACCTTTAGTGGTCAGGGCAAATAGACGTTGCGGATTTTCTGCGGCCGCAAAGGCGGCGTAATCAGGGTGGCGCAGCACGGCGGTAAATTCGTGATAATCCAGCCCTGCGCGACGCAGGCGCTTGTCATCCCAGGTAAAGCCCATTGGCTCAATAATATGCAGACGAAAGCCGGTATTGGCGCAAAGACGGATAATATTGCCGGTATTTGGCGGGATTTCTGGTTCGAATAAAACGATGTTAAGCATACTGCCCCCTTAATAACGGGGGGCAGGATAGCAGAAAGGGTGGTTACTATGCGACGGTCAGACGCTGCGGTTTATAGCGTTGCAACTTATAAAGCGTTGCCGCTGCAGCCAGCAGCGCGGGAACGCTGAGGAACATCAGTATGCTGTCAGCCTGCCATTGCATGGAAAGCAGTTGGGCGCTGGTCATTGTCCCGGCGACGCCGCCAAAACGTCCCACGCCCTGCATCCAGGCAATGCCTGTTGCGCGACAATGGGTCGGATAAAACGTGGCTGCCAGCGTCTGTAGCCCAGACTGTGCGCCGTTCATAGTGATCCCCATCAGGAAGATCAGTGCGCCAAACAAGACGATGTGGTTATGTTCAAACCCGAGCGCCAGCGCAAACAGCATTGTCAGGATAAAACCGATGGAGACCACTTTGTGCGCTTCCCAGCGGTCCATCAGCCAGCCGGCCAGCAGGATCCCTGCGGTACCGCCGAAAGTGAACAGAGACGTCAGCCAGGCTGATTCGGCCAGCGGATAGCCCATTCCCAGCATCAGCGTCGGCATCCAGCTCAGCAGTACGTAATAGATAACCAGCCCCATAAAATAGGTCATCCACAACATCAACGTACCCGGAAGCCAGGGCATGCTGAACAATTGCGCCACGCTTCCTTTTTTGACGTCGGTTCGTTCTTCATCCAGATAAAACTGGGTGACCTGGTCAACATCCCCTGACATAAAGCGGCGGACAATGCGTTTGATTTGGGCGATCTCTTTCCCGCGATGAACCAGATACTTGACCGATTCCGGCAGGAATAACACCAACAATACGGTCAGCGCCAGTGGGGCGATTGCACCGGTGAGCAGGACGCTGTGCCAGCCGTAGTTGGGAATCAGCCAGGAGGAGATCACTCCGCCGCCTGCCGCGCCGAGCGGAAAACCACAGTACATGGTGTTAATCGCCATTGAACGGCAACGTTTTGGCGCAAATTCTGAAACCAGGGTGATGGCGTTCGGCATTGCCGCCCCCAGCCCGAGCCCGGTGAGAAACCGCCAAAGTGTTAACATATTCAGCGTCTGGGCATAGGCCGTTCCCAAACTGGCGAGACCAAAGAACAGGCAGGAAAAGACCAGTACGCGCTTACGTCCCATGCGATCGGAAATCGGTCCGGCCAGCAGTGCGCCGAATGAAAGCCCCAGCAGCGCGGCGCTCAATACGGGCCCGAGATCCTGCTTCTTGATCCCCCAGTCGGCTGAAAGGGTAGGGGCAATATAGCCCATTGCCGCCGTGTCGAAGCCATCAATGGCCAGGACCAGAAATCCCAGGACGATTATCACCCAATGAAAGCGTGAAAAAGGACTGTCATCTATCGCCTGCTGGATATTCACTTTACCGGAATAAACCATGTCACCCTCGCCCGTTATGATGGTCGTTATACGTGTGAATTGTTGTTGTATTAGCTTGTATATACATTTGACAGGGGAATAAAAAGTTGTCAAATATATTGAGTGTAAATGTTAACTAGTCGTTACTTTTGAATAAAAAATGGTCGGACTGGGAACAGGCCGACCATTCATAAAGTGGGGTTTTATGGGGATGTTGTTACGCTGCGCTACCCTGGACCAGGGGAGCCAGCGCCGCAGGCAGACACTTACCCAGTTCCTGTACCAGCGAGTCACGGCTGATTTCGCTAATCGATCTAGCACCGGTCAGCGTCATCGCGACCTTCATCTCTTTCTCTATAAGGTTCAAAAGGTTGGCGACACCGGCCTGACCGTGGGTCGCCAGCGCGTACAGGTAAGCACGACCGAGCAGAACGGTATCGGCACCCAGCGCAATCATGCGCACCACGTCCAGGCCGTTACGAATGCCGCTGTCTGCCAGAATCGCGATATCGCCTTTCACCGCGTCGGCTATGGCAGGGAGTGCTCGCGCGGAAGACAGTACGCCATCCAACTGGCGGCCACCGTGGTTAGATACCACGATACCATCTGCACCAAAGCGCACGGCGTCGCGGGCATCTTCTGGATCGAGGATCCCTTTGATCACCATCGGGCCGTCCCAGAATTCGCGGATCCACTCGAGGTCTTTCCAGGAGATGGACGGATCGAAGTTATTCGCCAGCCAGCCGATGTAATCTTCAAGGCCGGTGGGTTTTCCAAGATAGGTCGAGATATTGCCTAAATCATGCGGGCGACCGTTCAGGCCGACGTCCCACGCCCATTGCGGATGGGTCGCTGCCTGCCAATAACGGCGCAGTGCGGCGTTCGGGCCGCTCATACCAGAATGGGCATCACGATAACGCGCGCCGGGCGTGGGCATATCGACGGTAAAGACCAGCGTTGAGCAACCCGCCGCTTTGGCGCGCTCCAGGGCGTTACGCATAAAACCACGATCGCGCAGGACGTACAGCTGGAACCACATCGGACGCTTGATGGTTGGGGCGACTTCTTCAATTGGGCAGACGGAAACCGTCGAAAGGGTAAATGGAATGCCCTTGGCATCGGCGGCAGCGGCGGCCTGAACTTCGCCCCGACGCGCATACATACCGCATAAACCGACCGGTGCCAGGGCCACTGGCATCGACAGTTTTTCGTTAAACAGGGTGGTTTCCAGGCTTAAGTCAGACATGTTTTTCAGTACACGCTGGCGAAGTGCCACCTCTGACAAATCTTCCACGTTGCGGCGCAGGGTATGTTCTGCATAAGCGCCACCGTCAATGTAGTGGAATAAGAAGGGGGGCAGAATGCGCTGGGCTGCGGCGCGATAATCGCTGGCTGCTGAAATAATCATGTATTGTTCTCCCTGCTAATTTCATTATGGTCACCGGGCAGACGGGTGATACGCGCCTGGCGGGCCTGGTCTTCATCAAAGCGTTTAATGGTGGTGTGGACAAAACTGAGGTGTGCCATCATCGCCTTACGCGCGCCATCGGCGTCCCCGGCAACAATGGCATCCAGCACTGCCAGATGTTGTTCCGTGAGCTGTGAAAATACCGGTGGCACCAGATACATACGCTGGCGGCTCTGTTTTACCGAAGACTGCAGCACATCGAAGAAACCCCGCATGGTCTGCAGCAGCACCACATTGTGTGAGGCTTCCGCGATGGCAAGATGAAAGCGAACGTCTGCTTGTGAGGCGAGATCCGGATCTTCACTTTGCGTCGCCTCGAAACAGAGCCTGATTTTGTCTTTGTCGGCGGCTGTGGCGCGTATGGCGGCGTGCCACGCGGTGCTGGCCTCGATGGCGTGGCGGGCTTCGAGAATATCGAAGCTGTAATCCGGGTCGTCTGCCATCAGGCTTTTCAGCGGCTGAACAATGTTTTGTTCAGACCAGGCTTCATGTTGCCAGCGGACAAACGTCCCGCCGCCGCGACGACTGAGCAGCACGCCTTCACTGACCAGCTTTGCCAGCGCTTCGCGCAATGAATTGCGTGACACGCCGAGCTGTACGGCTAGCTGGCGCTCGGCGGGCAACTTCATGCCCGCCTCCAGCTGTTGTTCTTCAATCAGTGCCCGCACGCGAGTAGCGACCTCGTCTGACAGGCGTCTGGGCATCACAATCATGGAATCATCCAGGTTAAGACATAGGCCTGAAGCGTGGTAATCACACCGACCATGCAGGTGAAAATCAGGCTGTGTTTCACGGTAAAGCGGAACAGGTCAGATTCTTTACCCACCAGACCCACAGCCGCACAGGCGATGGCGATAGACTGCGGGGAGATCATCTTGCCGGTCACGCCACCGGTGGTATTCGCCGCGACCAGCAGCACATCGGAGACGCCGATTTGCTGAGCTGCCGTTGCCTGCAAGGCTGCGAACAGTGCGTTTGACGAGGTATCTGACCCGGTCAGGAATACCCCCAACCAGCCAAGGAACGGCGAGAAGAAAGTAAAGGCGCTGCCGGTGTGCGCCAGTGCTAATGCCAGCGTTGAGGACAGCCCCGAGTAGTTAGAGATAAACGCGAATGCGAGCACCATCCCGATGGAATAGATGGGCAGCGACAGTTCTTTCAGCGTGCTGCCGAAGGTTTGCAGAGCGGCAGACGGTTTCATCTTCAACCAGACGATAGACAGCAGCGCGGCAAACAGAATGGCAGTGCCGGTCGCCGAGAACCAATCAAACTTGTACACCGCCGCATAGGCCGTGGCTTCGTGTACCACCGGCGGCATGCGGGCCACCAGTTTATCGAGGAACGGAACTGGAATATTGACGACCCAGTGGTACATGGCGCCGCCTGGCGCAAATAGCGCTTTAAACGGTGGGATGCTCCACAGCGTGACCGTTGCCGTCAGGAACAGGAACGGCGACCAGGCGCGAACCACCTGGGATGTGGTGTAGTGAGTGCGGGCCAGCGTTTGATCGACCTGTGAAGCGCCCATATCGCCAAAGCGGAAGATGCGCACCGGCTGCCAGCGTTTCAGGAACAGAGTCAAACACACCAGCGATACCAGAGAAGAGATAATGTCCGGTAGTTCCGGCCCGATAAAGTTAGAACTGAGGTACTGCGCGATGGCAAAGGAGCCGCCCGCGACCATCACCGCAGGCCAGGTCTCTTTCACGCCGCGCCAGCCGTCCATAATCGCCATGATCCAGAACAGGACGATAATCGTCAGGAACGGCAGCTGGCGACCCACCATCTGGCCGATTTCAAAACTGTCCAGCCCGGTGACCTGACCCGCGACCAGGATCGGGATGCCCATTGCACCAAACGCCACCGGCGCGGTGTTCACAATCAGGCATAACCCTGCCGCGTACAACGGGTTAAAGCCGAGGCCAACCAGCAGCGCGGCGGTAATCGCCACCGGAGCGCCAAATCCTGCTGCTCCCTCAAGGAATGCACCAAAGCAGAAGCCGACAATCAGCATTTGCAGACGCTGGTCAGGCGTAATCGACAAGATTGAGGAGCGGATAATGTCGAACTGCCCGGTCTTAACCGAGATTTTATAGACGAATACTGCTGCAATAATGATCCAGGCAATCGGCCACAGACCATAGAAGAAGCCGTACACCACGGAGGCCAGCGCGTGATCGACCGGCATTTTGTAGAACAACAAGGCGACCAACAGGGCGATCACCACCGTCCACGATGCTGCAACATAACCTTTCAGCTTGAGCTTAATCAGCGCGAAGAAAAAGAACAGGATAGGGAGTGAGGCAATCAGGCTTGAAAGCCAGATGTTACCGGCTGGGTCGTAGTTTTGTTGCCAGAGATTCATTGCAGGTCTCCTGGGGGCCACTGACATAATGCAATGAGTCTGTGCTCATCTCTTCGTCACATTATGTGTAAAAGTGGCCCTGCCAATATTGTTGTGTAGGGATAATGACAACGAATGGTTAATCAAATGTTATTTAATGGCAACGCTAATGTGAGTTTAATTTGATGAACTGTGAACCAGAAGCCAGATAAGCGAATAATTGGTAGGGCCAATTTTGGGTGAGGAAGATGTCTGGTAAAGAAAAGGGCAATCCTCATCAGAGAATTGCCCGCAGATTGTTGACCAGGTGCACCTTATTTTGCCGGATGCGGCGTGAACGCCTTATCCGGCCTACAGGAATGTGCTGATTCACCTTCCAGGTCTGATGAGCATAGCGCATCAGACAATTTGGCGTTTACCCTTAGTCATTCTAACTTAATGGATAATTACCACTGAATACCGGCACCGAGTGCGGCGGAGTATTCACCTTGGCTATTGGTACTACCTTGTAATTTGTAGACCCAACGACCATTGGCACTCACCATCGATACACCTAAAGCAACAGCCGATTCACCGTTGTAAGTACCGCCACCAATAGAGGTCATGCTGGCACCTGGCGTATAGGCTTGGGGCAAGGCAGTCATCGCCATTGCCGAAGCTACACCACCGCTCATTTTTTTCTCTACGCCCTTCACTTTGTTATCCATTTCAACCATTTTCTGGTCTGTGTAGCTATTGGTATCTTGGATACTTTGTTTCAGCTGTGCGTAGTTAACAGCATCGTGATCGTTCACAGCGGCTGACACATTACTGATTTGCGTCGTGCCACCCTTACCATCACCCAGGTTTAACGTACTGTAGTTAATCGTACCGTCTTCATTCGTACCGTAACGAACACCACCCTCAGTGGACGATTTCAACTGTGCGACGTTCACTGCATCAGTGTCATTTTTACCGGCAGCAACATTGGTGATGCGGCGCTGATTAGTTGATGACCCCACAGATATGGTATTAGTTTCATCGGCGATCGAACCTGTACCTAAGGCAACACTGTTATCTGCAGCAGCGATTGATCCTGAACCGATAGCGATGCTGTCCGCCCCCTGTGCATTGGCATCCGCACCGGTTGTATTCGTCTTGAAGTATTTCGTACTTCCGGTAGTAACAATATCGCCAATACCATTCTCGATGTTGGTAACACGGGTATCGAGATTGCTCACCTGGTTATTCAGGTTATTGATACTGGTCGTGTTGCTCTCAACGCGCGCATCCGTCACTTTCAACTGCCCAACATTAACCGCATCGGTATCCTGTGAGCCCGCTGCCACGTTAGTGATTTGCCTCTGACCATTGGTGCTGCCTACAGAGAATTCACCCACCGAGTTTTGCGGGGCATCCATATTGTAAGCGGTATAGTTGCTTTGAGCCCCAACGGTGGTTTGAGAACCGTTACCCATTGCAATGCTGTTAGCATGGTTCGCGTGAGCACTGGAACCGATAGCGATACCGTTAATTGCGTCCTGCACCACTAAGGAGCCATAACCAATACCAATTCCGGCATCACCATTGACCACTGTTTTTGCACCCACCGCCAGAGAGTCCGCGCCAACGGCCAGTGAATCCTCTTCTTTCGAGTTTGAGTGGAAGTACTTAGCAGGAGTGCTTGCAACTGAACCTATCGCATTTTGCAACTGACGGACAGTGACGACGTCATGAGCCTCTGAACCATCTGCGACGTTAATGATTTGGCGATAACTTTCACCATCTTTACCTACAGATAGCGCACCGAGTAATTCGCCATCAGTGGTGTCATAACCAATGACAACCCCGTTTTCCGTTACGCTGCCAGAACGGGAGCCCTTGACGATGACACGGTCAGAGGTTGAGCCACTGCCCAGTGCTATACCGGAGTCGATCGAGCTGACACTGTCTCGACCAATAGCGAGGCTGTTTTCACCCGATGCGGTCGCGTTATAACCCAACGCGGTAGAGCCGACGCCCGCTGCGCTGGCATCTATAAAGGTCAAGCCGGTATCGTTTGTACGGACGTAATTTACACCTGCACCATGCTCTTCAATATAGGTCGTACTGGTGTCGCCAGCGAGCTGGTTAATCAAATCGCTATTCTGGTTGATGAGCACATTTGTGGCATACAACTGAGAACCATTAACCGCATCGGTGCTATCAACCGCCACGTTTCCGGCTTTTACATTAGTGATTTTACTGGTGGTATCACTATCGTGGGCCGCACTAAAGGCACCTGCGTTATCATCCCAAATCATTGCATCATCAAGCGTCGAGTCTATCGCGCTCAGTGCATCACCTACATTATCGTAGTCAGTATTAGCGATAGTATAGGCTGGTGCGTTGATTGTGCCGTCAGCATTAACAGTGGAACCACCGCCAAGAATGTCACTAATAGAGTTGCTTACATCATAGAGCTGTCCACCGTTCACTGCGTCTGCGCTGTCTTTAGAAATTGAACCGGCGGCGACGTTAGTGATTTTACTGGCACTACCACCATGACTGGCTGTGAATGTGCCTGTTTTGGCATCCCAGGCAAGGGCATCACCGAGTGAGGCTACAACTGAGGAGTCAATAGCGGCTAATGCTTCACCTACGTTATCGTAATCAGTGCCCCCGATATTATAGGTTGGGCCAGTAAACACGCCGCTTGAATCAACAGAGGCATTTCCACCCAAATAGTTAGCGATAGAACTGCTCAAACCATACAGTTGTCCGCCATTTACGGCATCGGTACTTGACGACGATAGTGTACCCGCCGCCACATTAATGATTTTGTTGGTGGTGCTGGTGCCATGTTTGGCACTGAACGCAGTACCATTCCACTGCAGGGAATCATCTTCCAGGCCCGTGATCGTGGTGTTGATATCCGCGACATCATTAGTCAGGTTAGTGATGTTGGTGGTGTTGGTGGCAACGTTATCGTTGGTGGTTTTCAGCTGCGCGCCGTTGACGGCATCGGTGCTGGTGCCTGACAGGTCACCGGCCATGACGTTGGTGATTTTGTTGGTGGTGCTGGTGCCATGTTTGGCGCTGAACGCAGTACCATTCCACTGCAGGGAATCATCTTCCAGGCCCGTGATCGTGGTGTTGATATCCGCGACATCATTAGTCAGGTTAGTGATGTTGGTGGTGTTGGTGGCAACGTTATCGTTTGTCGTTTTCAGCTGCGCGCCGTTGACGGCATCGGTGCTGGTGCCTGACAGGTCACCGGCCATGACGTTGGTGATTTTGCTGGTGGTGTTGGTGCCATGTTTGGCGCTGAACGCAGTACCATTCCACTGCAGGGAATCATCTTCCAGGCCCGTGATCGTGGTGTTGATATCCGCGACATCATTGGTCAGGTTGGTGATGTTGGTGGTGTTGGTGGCAACGTTATCGTTTGTCGTTTTCAGCTGCGAGCCGTTGACGGCATCGGTGCTGGTGCCTGACAGGTCACCGGCCATGACGTTGGTGATTTTGTTGGTGGTGCTGGTGCCGTGTTTGGCACTGAATGCAGTACCATTCCACTGCAGGGCATCATCTTCCAGGCCCGTGATCGTGGTGTTGATATCCGCGACATCATTGGTCAGGTTGGTGATGTTGGTGGTGTTGGTGGCAACGTTATCGTTTGTCGTTTTCAGCTGCGCGCCGTTGACGGCATCGGTGCTGGTGCCTGACAGGTCACCGGCCATGACGTTGGTGATTTTGCTGGTGGTGTTGGTGCCGTGTTTGGCACTGAATGCAGTACCATTCCACTGCAGGGCATCATCTTCCAGGCCCGTGATCGTGGTGTTGATATCCGCGACATCATTGGTCAGGTTAGTGATGTTGGTGGTGTTGGTGGCAACGTTATCGTTTGTCGTTTTCAGCTGCGAGCCGTTGACGGCATCGGTGCTGGTGTCTGACAGGCTACCGGCCATGACGTTGGTGATTTTGTTGGTGGTGCTGGTGCCGTGTTTGGCACTGAATGCAGTGCCATCCCATAGCAGAGAATCGTCCTTCAGATCTGTCACCGCCGTATTGGTGGTGTTGATTGTCGAATTCACTGCATCAAGAGCATCACCTACATTGTTGTAGGTCCCTGAGGAAATAGTATAGGTTGGCGCATTAACGGTTCCGTCAGCAGCATTCACGCTGGCATTGCCGCCTAACCGGTTTGCTACCGATTGGCTAAGCGCAAAAATCTGCGAACCATTGACGGCATCGGTACTTGTTTTGTTGATGATGCCTTTATCAACAAATACAATTTTTCGCTGGTCCGTATTGTTACCGACAGAGATAACATTGTCTTCCGCTGCGAGAGAACCCGCACCAAGCGCGACGGAATTATTTCCTGATGTTCTGGCTCCATTACCCAGAGCGACGCTGTTGTTTCCGCTCACAAAGCTGTCCTGCCCTAGCGCGACAGCCCCTGTCCCGTTCGACTGGCTGTTATAGCCCATAGCAACAGAACCGGCTTTGGTCGCCTCACTTGCTTGGCCTATCGCGAGTGAATACAAGCCATTGGCTTCGCTGTCTTTGCCTATCGCGGTGGCATAATCACCGTTAGCATGAGCGCTATTCCCCAACGCAAGGGAATACTCTTTGGTTGCTTGAGCCGCACTTCCGAGTGCAATAGCCCGGCTGCCAGTAGCTACAGTTGCTTGCCCCAACGCTACCGCTCTTTCTCCTGACGCATTGCTACTGAAGCCTAATAAGGTACTCCCCACGCCAGAGAACGCATTTTGTCCTATTGCAACACTTGATGTATTGGAGCCTCCACTTGGCCCTGTTTGTGCTGATGTTGCGACTGCCCCTATACCAATGGCAATCCAGCCATTACTAAGAGGAGTAGCTTCAGCAGATTTACCGCCATCAAGCGCGACTTCTGCATGTGCTCCAGACGACAACAACCCACCCGCAACCAACGCAGAAACTAACAGCTTACTGCGCCCGCTCTTCTTCCCACAGCTTTTTGCCGTTTCGCTGGCAACGCTATAACTGCCCGTCGCCGGGTTCCAGATCACTTTAAATATTTTGTTCATTATTGATGCTCTCTATTCCTTTATATAAGCGCATAAGTTGCATTTATTTTTTGCTTTTTTTCTGTCGGGATTCCGCAGAGTGAAGGTCGTCGAACTGAAGGTTTGCCATATTGATGGCGAGTTTCAGGTATTTCAGATTTTTGGGAGATACGCCTTTCAGCGTCAGATTAATGTCTTGCCATTGACCTGGTAATAATTTCAGCGAGGAGTTCATTGAGGTGCTGAATAGTAATTGCTGCCATTTTGCTAAGTCTTTAGCATCGGCAGGTTTTTCATTGCCCCATGTAGCATGAAAGCCAATATTTGATACGGGAACGCTTAATAGGTTAACCAACGAA
It encodes:
- a CDS encoding YadA-like family protein; translation: MNKIFKVIWNPATGSYSVASETAKSCGKKSGRSKLLVSALVAGGLLSSGAHAEVALDGGKSAEATPLSNGWIAIGIGAVATSAQTGPSGGSNTSSVAIGQNAFSGVGSTLLGFSSNASGERAVALGQATVATGSRAIALGSAAQATKEYSLALGNSAHANGDYATAIGKDSEANGLYSLAIGQASEATKAGSVAMGYNSQSNGTGAVALGQDSFVSGNNSVALGNGARTSGNNSVALGAGSLAAEDNVISVGNNTDQRKIVFVDKGIINKTSTDAVNGSQIFALSQSVANRLGGNASVNAADGTVNAPTYTISSGTYNNVGDALDAVNSTINTTNTAVTDLKDDSLLWDGTAFSAKHGTSTTNKITNVMAGSLSDTSTDAVNGSQLKTTNDNVATNTTNITNLTNDVADINTTITGLEDDALQWNGTAFSAKHGTNTTSKITNVMAGDLSGTSTDAVNGAQLKTTNDNVATNTTNITNLTNDVADINTTITGLEDDALQWNGTAFSAKHGTSTTNKITNVMAGDLSGTSTDAVNGSQLKTTNDNVATNTTNITNLTNDVADINTTITGLEDDSLQWNGTAFSAKHGTNTTSKITNVMAGDLSGTSTDAVNGAQLKTTNDNVATNTTNITNLTNDVADINTTITGLEDDSLQWNGTAFSAKHGTSTTNKITNVMAGDLSGTSTDAVNGAQLKTTNDNVATNTTNITNLTNDVADINTTITGLEDDSLQWNGTAFSAKHGTSTTNKIINVAAGTLSSSSTDAVNGGQLYGLSSSIANYLGGNASVDSSGVFTGPTYNIGGTDYDNVGEALAAIDSSVVASLGDALAWDAKTGTFTASHGGSASKITNVAAGSISKDSADAVNGGQLYDVSNSISDILGGGSTVNADGTINAPAYTIANTDYDNVGDALSAIDSTLDDAMIWDDNAGAFSAAHDSDTTSKITNVKAGNVAVDSTDAVNGSQLYATNVLINQNSDLINQLAGDTSTTYIEEHGAGVNYVRTNDTGLTFIDASAAGVGSTALGYNATASGENSLAIGRDSVSSIDSGIALGSGSTSDRVIVKGSRSGSVTENGVVIGYDTTDGELLGALSVGKDGESYRQIINVADGSEAHDVVTVRQLQNAIGSVASTPAKYFHSNSKEEDSLAVGADSLAVGAKTVVNGDAGIGIGYGSLVVQDAINGIAIGSSAHANHANSIAMGNGSQTTVGAQSNYTAYNMDAPQNSVGEFSVGSTNGQRQITNVAAGSQDTDAVNVGQLKVTDARVESNTTSINNLNNQVSNLDTRVTNIENGIGDIVTTGSTKYFKTNTTGADANAQGADSIAIGSGSIAAADNSVALGTGSIADETNTISVGSSTNQRRITNVAAGKNDTDAVNVAQLKSSTEGGVRYGTNEDGTINYSTLNLGDGKGGTTQISNVSAAVNDHDAVNYAQLKQSIQDTNSYTDQKMVEMDNKVKGVEKKMSGGVASAMAMTALPQAYTPGASMTSIGGGTYNGESAVALGVSMVSANGRWVYKLQGSTNSQGEYSAALGAGIQW